A single Populus nigra chromosome 13, ddPopNigr1.1, whole genome shotgun sequence DNA region contains:
- the LOC133671425 gene encoding uncharacterized protein LOC133671425: protein MEGEERAHRDAHFQEELESLKASVARLTSLLEQTLRNASGEGPSNRPAIFVQPPATAQPEETMSEHGHEPPHNPTFVHSMPPAPTPAIIDAFANESHKTKSSDDIDKMAALEARIKAIERVDLYNPVRAVEMCLVPNVVVPKKFRVPEFIKYTGTQCPITHLKSYCNKMAEVVHDEKLLMHFFQDSLSGAALNWYMRLDNTKIQRWKDLVDAFVKQYKYNMDITPDRTSLSNLEKRDKESIREYAQRWRDLAAQVHPPLLDKEMVTLFANTLKDPYYEHVMGSSAQQFIDAVVVAERIEQGVKSGRISVSVEKRGFEGKKKEVDYVESGYKGRKNPFQNYHTPSPSPQISNINLNPIFPTRKPEPQTTHQRVQEQLPPLPIPLNEMYQKLLSIGHIAPEPLAPLQPPYPNWYKPDLTCEYHAGAAGHNIHTCSAFKKRLMHLIKAGWITFEGTLNVGSNRLPNHASGTGSVNALEVECFENLKALMARARCEKGNVHSQG from the coding sequence ATGGAAGGTGAAGAGCGTGCTCACCGTGACGCCCATTTCCAAGAAGagttagaatctctgaaagcaAGCGTGGCTCGCCTcactagcttactcgagcaaacacTTAGAAATGCCTCTGGTGAAGGTCCTTCCAACCGGCCTGctatttttgttcaacctccAGCAACAGCTCAACCCGAAGAAACAATGAGTGAACATGGTCATGAACCTCCACACAATCCAACTTTTGTGCACTCAATGCCACCAGCACCAACCCCCGCAATCATAGATGCATTTGCCAATGAGTCCCACAAGACCAAGTCATCTGATGACATTGATAAGATGGCAGCGCTAGAAGCTCGAATCAAAGCCATTGAGAGGGTAGACTTGTACAATCCAGTACGAGCAGTAGAAATGTGTTTGGTCCCAAATGTGGTTGTCCCGAAGAAGTTTCGTGTTCctgaatttatcaaatatactGGAACACAATGCCCCATAACTCATCTCAAATCCTACTGTAACAAAATGGCAGAAGTAGTACATGATGAAAAACTACTAatgcatttttttcaagatagctTAAGTGGGGCGGCATTAAACTGGTACATGAGATTGGACAACACCAAGATCCAAAGATGGAAAGACTTGGTGGATGCTTTTGTCAAGCAATACAAGTATAATATGGACATCACTCCTGACAGAACCAGTTTGTCCAACCTAGAGAAAAGGGACAAGGAAAGCATAAGGGAATATGCTCAAAGGTGGAGAGACCTAGCTGCTCAAGTACATCCTCCACTCCTGGATAAAGAGATGGTCACTCTATTTGCCAACACGCTCAAGGACCCATACTACGAGCATGTGATGGGTAGTTCAGCCCAACAATTTATTGACGCTGTGGTAGTAGCTGAACGCATAGAGCAAGGAGTAAAGAGTGGTAGAATCTCTGTATCTGTGGAGAAAAGGGGCTTTGAAGGTAAAAAGAAAGAGGTTGACTATGTTGAAAGTGGATATAAGGGTAGGAAGAACCCATTCCAGAACTATCACACTCCATCCCCTTCGCCCCAAATTTCTAACATCAATCTCAACCCTATATTTCCCACAAGAAAACCTGAGCCTCAAACCACACACCAAAGAGTCCAAGAACAACTACCTCCATTACCGATACCCTTAAATGAGATGTACCAAAAGCTACTAAGCATCGGGCATATAGCTCCAGAACCCTTGGCACCTCTGCAACCACCTTACCCTAACTGGTACAAGCCTGACCTTACTTGCGAGTACCATGCTGGTGCTGCGGGACACAACATTCATACTTGCAGTGCCTTCAAGAAGAGGCTTATGCATTTGATTAAAGCTGGATGGATAACCTTCGAAGGAACTCTAAACGTGGGTTCGAACCGTTTACCCAATCATGCTTCAGGTACTGGTTCGGTGAATGCACTAGAGGTGGAATGTTTTGAAAACCTCAAAGCACTGATGGCAAGAGCAAGGTGTGAAAAAGGAAATGTGCACTCTCAAGGAtag